The genomic region CGGCGAGGCCGATCGGGAGGAAGCCCACGACATAGCCGGACAGCCGCTGCTGCGCGGTGAGGGTCCGGATCTCGCCCTTGATCCGGACCCGCTCGCGGATCGTGAACGCGATCGAGTCGAGGATCTCGGCGAGGTTGCCGCCGACGGTGTGCTGGATGGAGATCGCCGTCGCCATGAGCTCGAGGTCGTCCGAGCGGACCCGGCGGACCATGTTCTCTAGGGCGACGTCGAACGGGAGTCCCAGGTTCACCTCGCGGATGACCCGGCCGAACTCGGTCGAGATCGGCGGGCGGGATTCGCGGACGACGAGCTCGATCGCCTGGAGGAAGGACGACCCGGCCCGCAGCGCGTTCGCGATGAGGGTGATCGTATCCGGCAGCTGCTTGTTGAAGGCGCCGAGCCGGCCGCTCTTGCGACGACCGAGCCAGAAGCGCGGGATGAAGAAGCCGACGACCGCGCCGATGATGAGGAACAGCGGATTGCGCAGCGTCGGGGAGGCGATCGAGAGCACAAGGAGGAGGATCGGGACACCGACGGTCGTGCCGGCCCAGAACGCGAGGTACTCGCTCACCTTGAGCTTGAGGTCGGCTCGCGCGATCTCCCGGGCGAGGTTCGCCCCGAAATCCCGCTCCTCCATCGCCTTGTTGAGACTCGCGAGCGCCGCGCTCTGGGCGAGGAGGTCCGCCAGTCCGCCCTGGCCGGTCGCCTTGTCGACCTCCTCCTTGCCGGAGGCGTACCGCTCCAGGCGCGAGGTGATGCCGGACCCGCTCGCGGACATCGCGATCCCGATGGCGATGAGGGCGATCGCTCCGGCGGCTGCGGCGGCGACGAGGACGGACGTCGGCATCGTGATCCCCTAGATGTAGCCGAACATGCCGGGCGGGAGCTGGATGCCCATCACCTCGAACTTCTCGACGAACTTGGGCCGGATGCCCGTCGCCTTGAGCCGGCCCTGGATCTTGCCCTCCACGATCCCGGTCTGCTCGAAGACGAACACATCCTGCATGACGATGACGTCGCCCTCCATGCCCTGGACTTCCGTGATGTTGACGATCCGCCGAGTGCCGTCCTTGAGCCGAGTCTGGTGGACGATGAGGTCCACCGCGGAGGCGACCTGCTCGCGGATCGCCCGGAGCGGGAGATCGACACCGGCCATGAGGACCATCGTCTCGAGGCGCGAGAGCATGTCTCGGGGGCTGTTCGCGTGGCCGGTCGACATCGAGCCGTCATGCCCGGTGTTCATGGCCTGGAGCATGTCGAGCGCCTCGCCCGACCGGCACTCCCCGACGATGATCCGGTCGGGGCGCATCCGGAGGGCGTTGCGGACGAGCTCGCGGATCGGGATGGCACCGCGACCCTCGATGTTCGGCGGCCGCGACTCGAGGGTGACGACGTGCTCCTGGCGGAGCTGGAGCTCTGCGGCGTCCTCGATCGTCACGATCCGCTCGTCGTTCGGGATGAACGACGAGAGCACGTTGAGCGTCGTCGTCTTGCCCGAGCCGGTGCCGCCGGACACGAACAGGTTGAGTCGCGCCTCGACGCACGCCTTGAGGAAGCCGAACATCTCCGGCGTGGCGGTCCCGAAGCGGATGAGGTCGTCGACGGTGAACGGGCTCGCGGCGAACTTCCGGATCGTGATGACCGGCCCGACGAGCGAGAGCGGCGGGATGATCGCGTTCACGCGGGAGCCGTCCGTGAGCCGCGCGTCCACCATCGGGCTCGACTCGTCGACGCGACGGCCGATCGGGGCGATGATCCGATCGATGATCCGCATGACGTGGTCGTCGTTCTGGAACACGACGTTCGTCAGCTCGAGCTTGCCCGACCGCTCGATGTAGACCTGGCGCGGTCCGTTGACCATGACTTCCGTGATGCTCTCATCACGGAGGAGCGGTTCGAGGGGCCCGAGGCCGACGATCTCGTCCGTGATCTGCTCGAGCATCCGGACCCGCTCGGCGCGGGTGAGGGCCAGGCCCTCCTCGTCAATGACCCGGCCGAAGATCTCCTCGATCTGGCGCCTGACCTCGACCTGGTTGGAGAGGTCCAGCTTGGGGTCGAGATCCTGGATCACCCGGCTCTGGATACGGAACTTCACGTCCCGGAACGACTCCCGGACCGGCCCGCTCGCCATGAGGCGGGAGCTGGGACCGGCGGGCGTCTGGACCGGTGGTGGCGGTGCGCCGGGTCCGGCCGGCGCCGTAGGCGTACCCGGTGCCGCCGGAAGGGCTCCCGGTCGAGCGCTCTCGATCCGCTTCAGGAGGGACATCGCCTACACCTCTCGGGCCCGGAGGGGCCGCACTGCTATCGCCATGCGAACAACGACTTGTTCCTGATCGCCTTCCGGCCGTCGCTCACGGCGGCTCGTTCCCCGACCAGGGCGGTCGCGAGTCGAAGGACATCCTGGGAGACCTGGGCCTCCCTATTCGACAGATAGAACGGTACCCCCCGGTTCAAGGCGTACACGACGCTCCGTCCGTCACTGACGATGGAGTGATCCATCTTCCGGCCGATGGAGTGCTCGACGTCCGCCACCCGGATGCCGAGTGTCGAGTCCGCCCGGTTGAGGAGCAGCTGCACCTTGGGGGCTTGGTAACCGAGCTGATCGGCGACCTCGAGGAAGAGCCGCATGTTCTTGATGCTCGTGATTTCGAGCGTGAGCATCGCGAGGATCACATCCGCGGCATCGAGGATCGCGAGGGTCGTGTCGTTGAAGAACGCCGAGCAGTCCACGACCACGAGATCGTGCGTCGCCCGGAGCGCGTCGATGACCCGCTTCACGCCCGTCGGCGTGATGAGCTCGGCCGTCTCCGGCGTCGGCGGGGCCAGAAGGACGCGGATGCCGGACGAGTGGCTGATGACGAACGTCTCGACCGACTCGATCTCGCCGCCCGCCTGGATCTCCGGCACGAGCTCGGCGATCGAGGTGTTCTTCGGGTTGAGGTTGAGGAACACGCCCACGTCGCCGAACTGGAAGGAGCCGTCCATGAGGACGACCCGCTTGCCGAGGTCGTTGGCCACCGCGACCGCGAGGTTGACGGCGACCGTGGTCCGCCCCACGCCGCCCTTCGGGC from Chloroflexota bacterium harbors:
- a CDS encoding type II secretion system F family protein, which gives rise to MPTSVLVAAAAAGAIALIAIGIAMSASGSGITSRLERYASGKEEVDKATGQGGLADLLAQSAALASLNKAMEERDFGANLAREIARADLKLKVSEYLAFWAGTTVGVPILLLVLSIASPTLRNPLFLIIGAVVGFFIPRFWLGRRKSGRLGAFNKQLPDTITLIANALRAGSSFLQAIELVVRESRPPISTEFGRVIREVNLGLPFDVALENMVRRVRSDDLELMATAISIQHTVGGNLAEILDSIAFTIRERVRIKGEIRTLTAQQRLSGYVVGFLPIGLAGFLFIAAPGFMEPMFKNPPAIIGLPAGIVILAVGGIMMFFGFMIIRRIVDIEV
- a CDS encoding CpaF family protein gives rise to the protein MSLLKRIESARPGALPAAPGTPTAPAGPGAPPPPVQTPAGPSSRLMASGPVRESFRDVKFRIQSRVIQDLDPKLDLSNQVEVRRQIEEIFGRVIDEEGLALTRAERVRMLEQITDEIVGLGPLEPLLRDESITEVMVNGPRQVYIERSGKLELTNVVFQNDDHVMRIIDRIIAPIGRRVDESSPMVDARLTDGSRVNAIIPPLSLVGPVITIRKFAASPFTVDDLIRFGTATPEMFGFLKACVEARLNLFVSGGTGSGKTTTLNVLSSFIPNDERIVTIEDAAELQLRQEHVVTLESRPPNIEGRGAIPIRELVRNALRMRPDRIIVGECRSGEALDMLQAMNTGHDGSMSTGHANSPRDMLSRLETMVLMAGVDLPLRAIREQVASAVDLIVHQTRLKDGTRRIVNITEVQGMEGDVIVMQDVFVFEQTGIVEGKIQGRLKATGIRPKFVEKFEVMGIQLPPGMFGYI
- a CDS encoding response regulator, yielding MADQIRVLIVDDIQETRDHLTKLLGFESDIEVVGAASSGADALAQASRLSPDVVLMDINMPDMDGIAATELLATQVPTASVVMMSVQGEADYLRRSMLAGAREFLVKPFSSDELTASIRQVHAREREKAIRYAIPAATSSTTAGSDREPGLVVAVFSPKGGVGRTTVAVNLAVAVANDLGKRVVLMDGSFQFGDVGVFLNLNPKNTSIAELVPEIQAGGEIESVETFVISHSSGIRVLLAPPTPETAELITPTGVKRVIDALRATHDLVVVDCSAFFNDTTLAILDAADVILAMLTLEITSIKNMRLFLEVADQLGYQAPKVQLLLNRADSTLGIRVADVEHSIGRKMDHSIVSDGRSVVYALNRGVPFYLSNREAQVSQDVLRLATALVGERAAVSDGRKAIRNKSLFAWR